One genomic region from Cellulomonas fengjieae encodes:
- a CDS encoding PNPOx family protein, whose product MSDMGTLPGWLKPANRVVKLLHRLGVPLGTIHLITIPGRATGEPRSTPVSPLTVNGRRYVIAGLANSNWAENARAAGHGRLSKGRGHEVIDLIEVTDPATRRQVMTAFPTEVPHGVQFFIRIGLVSSGDPAAFAAASDKVAVFEIRRGERSDG is encoded by the coding sequence ATGTCCGACATGGGAACACTGCCCGGATGGCTCAAGCCAGCAAACCGCGTCGTGAAGTTGCTGCACCGCCTCGGTGTGCCCCTCGGGACCATCCACCTCATCACGATTCCTGGCCGTGCCACCGGCGAGCCCCGATCGACGCCCGTCTCCCCCCTGACCGTCAACGGACGCCGGTACGTGATCGCCGGACTCGCGAACTCCAACTGGGCCGAGAACGCCCGCGCCGCCGGCCACGGGAGGCTCAGCAAAGGCCGCGGTCACGAGGTCATCGACCTCATCGAGGTCACAGATCCCGCGACGCGCAGACAGGTCATGACCGCCTTCCCCACTGAAGTACCCCACGGGGTCCAGTTCTTCATCCGCATCGGACTAGTCAGCAGCGGCGATCCCGCCGCCTTCGCTGCGGCCAGCGACAAAGTGGCCGTCTTCGAGATACGTCGTGGCGAGCGATCGGATGGTTGA